A genomic region of Miscanthus floridulus cultivar M001 chromosome 3, ASM1932011v1, whole genome shotgun sequence contains the following coding sequences:
- the LOC136545581 gene encoding guanosine deaminase produces MDEAQVVESKDGTISVASAFAGHQEAVQDRDHKFLTKAVEEAYRGVDCGDGGPFGAVVVCNDEVVVSCHNMVLKHTDPTAHAEVTAIREACKKLGKIELSDCEIYASCEPCPMCFGAVHLSRIKRLVYGAKAEAAIAIGFDDFIADALRGTGFYQKANMEIKKADGKGALIAEQVFEKTKEKFRMY; encoded by the exons ATGGATGAGGCGCAAG TTGTGGAGTCAAAGGATGGAACCATCTCAGTTGCTTCTGCATTTGCTGGTCATCAGGAAG CTGTGCAAGACAGGGATCACAAATTTTTGACAAAAGCAGTGGAAGAAGCATATCGTGGAGTCGATTGTGGTGACGGAGGTCCATTTGGAGCAGTTGTCGTCTGTAACGATGAAGTAGTAGTTAGCTGCCATAACATGGTTCTGAAGCACACTGACCCTACTGCACATGCTGAAGTAACTGCAATTAGAGAG GCTTGCAAAAAGCTTGGGAAAATTGAGCTCTCTGACTGCGAAATTTACGCGTCCTGCGAGCCATGCCCAATGTGCTTCGGTGCAGTTCATCTGTCCCGAATCAAG AGGCTGGTTTATGGGGCCAAGGCAGAGGCTGCCATCGCCATTGGATTCGACGACTTCATTGCAGATGCTCTGAGAGGCACTGGGTTCTACCAGAAGGCCAACATGGAGATCAAGAAGGCGGACGGCAAAGGCGCGCTGATCGCTGAGCAGGTCTTTGAAAAGACTAAGGAGAAGTTCCGGATGTACTGA